Proteins co-encoded in one Octopus sinensis linkage group LG6, ASM634580v1, whole genome shotgun sequence genomic window:
- the LOC115213111 gene encoding thioredoxin domain-containing protein 17, translated as MAQEILVNGYDEYVATADQNKGKTIFALFTGSKDSSGQSWCPDCVKADPVIKRNMKQLPSDAIFIHCNVGDRTFWKDQNNGFRKDAKLRLTAVPTLLKFGHPNQLKEEQCMNDDLIQMLFTEE; from the exons ATGGCTCAGGAAATTCTCGTGAATGGATATGATGAATATGTAGCAACAGCTGATCAAAACAAAGGCAAAACAATATTTGCTTTATTTACAGGAAGTAAAGACTCTAGTGGCCAAAGCTGGTGTCCCGACTGTGTCAAAG CTGATCCTGTGATAAAGCGAAACATGAAGCAACTTCCAAGTGATGCTATTTTTATTCACTGTAATGTTGGTGATCGTACATT TTGGAAAGATCAGAATAATGGCTTTAGAAAAGATGCTAAACTACGTTTAACTGCTGTTCCAACTCTATTAAAATTTGGCCAT ccTAATCAACTCAAAGAAGAACAATGTATGAACGATGACCTCATCCAAATGCTCTTTACTGAAGAATAA